The DNA segment TAGTGAACAATGGCTTATTGCTCAGGTGTGAGGTTAGGATGATCGAATGACTTCTCTTTTTACTTTGTACACTTCTGTACAGGTAAAAAAATTTAATGGGTATATATTGCTATTTTATTCTACAAATAACAAttgtaacaaacaaaaacaataaaaatataaatagtgcTAACGAGACCTTTCTCCCATATCCCTGCCCTTTCCTTTTTATGCCTGAAAAGGAATTCTTAATTCTCCTTCCTCACCAATGACCATCCCACTCCCATCCctagaaaagcagaaaaagtaaTAGATAGAAATGAACAAATCCCTCGGATTCCCCAGACCCAAATGGGCTCAGTTATGTCCCCAAGGAGCAGTGTCTTATTTCAAAGTGCCCCCAGCATTAAACAGGAAATGTCAGATTAGACCATTCCTGAACACCTGGTCTCTAGGAGGGAAAACCAAACTCCACCTCTACCTCAGAGCCTGCCCAGAGGCCCACAGGGCTTAGCAACTGGCTGCTGAGGATAGTAAGAGAACATCTACTTTCCAGGCCCAGTCCTGCCACTTGCCAGCTCTGTGACCATGGATAAGGCCTTCTCCTCTCTGGGGCTCTATTTCTTCTATTAAATGGGGGTGACAATGCCAACCTCTAAGACTGGTGACAAGATCAAATAAGGTAATGCAAGTAAAAGCACATTTTCAATCGCAAATGTTCCACCGAGCTGAAGTAGAGCAGGTGACTTACCAGCCTTTGCATAAAGACCACTTTTTATTTCGTGTGATATTCACTAATtgacacagagggaagaggggagaaagggaggatcTTGGGCAGCTGGTGGCATTCTCCTCCACCCTGGAAATGCAAACCATGAAGaggaggatgagagagagagagagtttgtgCTGTATTTGAGGAGCGTGCTTTGAAGAGAGTGGGTGTGGAGCACATACAGCATCAGATCTCTGCCTGGAGCCGTTCTAGGTGGGTTTTGAGATCTGCCAGTAGAACTCTATGTCCTGGCTGTGGACTTCAGGCCCAGGTCACAGGAGGGAGGAGCCGACAAGAAGCCTGTTAACTGCCCTCCAGCCCTTTCCAGGGTACCTCAGTCAGCAGGCTGAGGCTGGAAGGCAGAGAAGGGAGACCAGATTGGGTGTGTCTAGAAGGCAACACCAGAACAATGATCTGCAGGGAAGAACCAGAGCCTGGGCTCCAGGAGACCCCACTCTGGCCCCAGTCAGCTCTGTGACATTAAGCAAGTTGCCACTCCACCCTGGTGTTCATTTCCCCTTCTGTAATATGATGGGCTTGGACCAGAACAGGACCCTCTGGCTCCGTGACCACAGTCATTCTGTGCCTGCCCATCAGGCAGTGGAACTTCCCAAACAGAGGGCCCATTGAGAGCCGGGGTGGGAGCTTCTGGAATTCCCTCCAGCCTCAGTCAGGGACAGACACAGGCAGTTTTCTTCCTGATTCCTGTGTCCTGCCCTAACTGTACTGGAAATCTATGAcctcatttttctttccctcccagaAAGAAGGGGAAGCCGGGGAGGCAGACAAGTgtggcaaaatgagaagatggagGGAGGCTAGGGGACCTGACACAGAGGGTTACTGCAGGGGGCAGGAgagaagacacatgcacccagaTCAGACAAACAAACTTTATTCAGAAAAGCATATTAGTAATCACCACTAAACTACTGAATGAGGCACATCGGTCCCCTCTCCctaccctccctcaccctcccatGCACACCCTCTCTTTGGCCTTTGTAGAATACTGGAGAAATCCTCTCCTGGGCCCACAAGTGGTCCCAGACTTTTGGGCTGGGGGCAGCCCACAGCAGTGTCAGGTTGGATCGAGTCCTGGAGTCCATAGAGGGAGGCCAAGGAGGCTGCCTCCAGTATCCAAAAGTTCCGGGCCAGCTCAGGTAGCCACTCCCATGGCACAGAGCCCcgagggggaggagaggatgggTGTGGGAGCCGTCTTCATGTCCTTCTCACATCTGGAGAAGCCGCGGGAGGCCAAGTGGGAAGGCACATCTAGATGAGCCAGTGAGCTCTGGAATGTTTCAGGCACATGTGGCTGTATAAGGTACCATGAAGGCCAAGGAGACGTCTGCTCCTGAGTAAGGTCAGCTAACCACAGACAAAGCACTATGGGCTGGGGGCTAAGAAGAGGTCCTCAAAGGGCTGGATCTGAGCTGAGGATGCAGCTTATGTGATGatctaaaaaagagaaaagaacacatgCTGGAGCTCAAAAGCCATTGTTTAGGGTTCAGGGGTGCACGGCTCAGTTCCAGGCATCTGGAAGCTTGTGCCCAAGTCATAACGCAAGCAGAATAGGAACTTCTCTATGTTAAGGCAAAATGAACCTTCACCATCTTGGCTCTTCCACTGAATGATGTGGAAAAGGAGCTGCTGGGCAAAGAttgttccctctccccacctccctatATGGCCAGTGAAGACACTGAAACCCTCTGCTGGCCCAGGGAAGTGGGCCCTGGGAGAGGTCAGAATGACTGGCTCTGGGAGTCTCCATGGCCTCAGCAACATGGAAACCCGCAACAGAAGAACCAAAGTTGCTGGGCTTGCAAGACACCCCCAGTATCCCAGCAAAGGCCACCCCCAGGCTCTGGCTGGCACCAGTGGTGGGCGCTGAGGAAACAGGTACCCTGCCTGGAGCATGGCAGCAGGACCCCAGTCTAACTGAGACGCTGAAGGGCTCAGTGTTCTAGGATTTCCCGGAGgacagaaaacaatagcaacaacaataacaCAAATAACCACAATTTTAATGGATACagtgtttcagttttgcaagatgaaaaagttctggagatggatggtgctgatcgctgtacagcaatgtgaatgtatttaatgccattgaactgtaccCTTTAAAGACAGTTTCGATGGTCAATTGTATGTTAtgaatattttaccacaattaaaaaaatttttttttccaaagataaccatggggattccctggcggtccagtggttaggactctgcgctttcactgccaagggtgcgggttcgatccctggtcggggaactaagatcccacaagccacgtggtgtggcccaaaatatgaaaataaataaataaataaagataaccaTGTTAACAGTATCTAACATGTATTGACcccctactgtatatagcacagccTGGTTCTGAAGAGGTCAGactgccagggttcaaatccgAGCTCCACCACTCACCACTCACCAACTGGGAGACTCtaggtaagtcacttaacctctctgtgactcatTTTCCTCATACAGAATATGGAAATAATATAGAACCCAGCTCAATAGGGTTGTTGAGAGAATGAAATGAATACATAAGTGCTTTGAGCAGTGCCGGGCACAAAGATGCAAAGATGGTGACTATGTAAAACTCACAAAAGCGCTCCACATCCCCACCCAGATCTTCACCACTACAACAGAGAAACCTAAGACTTTTCCTACTAAACTCTACAAACACGCTCACAAAAACGTATTCTGGCCTCCCCTATTCTAGTTTCTAATCCAGAGAGGGTTGAACTTTTTCAAAGAGCAGACTTTTGAAGGATTTAGCAAAAAGGTTGAATTGTTGTCATAACCCTTTGGACATTGTGGTTATTACTGTCACCCCTTCAACTTGCTCCTGAATAAAAACCCTTTAACTTTTAGAAAAGGAGCGGgctctgggttttttttattcAAAGGCCTATGACCTCTCCAGAAAGCCAAGAGGCATCTTACCTTACCGAGGCTGGGCCAGCTGTTCATCCCAGATCCcgagttttcttctctgtttggtgCGACCCACCCCTGCCAGTTGCTCATGGTCAATGCCAGCATCTCTTACAGGTGATGTTCCTTTTGACTGGGAAACCAGGAAACCATCAGGATAACCTTGGCTTCATTTCCCAAACAATGTAAAGGAATGTTCAATCCACAGTTTCCCCAGGCTCTCGCTGGCCTGGTAGGGCCGGCTATCTTCTCTTTAATGAAGGGGGTGCGGGGCCTCCTTCTGCTATAGAAATTCCCTGGGAAAGAGAAGGAGTGCCCCTTGTCTTCAAACAGACCACAGCCAATGGGTCGGGACCCTTCGTGATAAATGAGAGCCAGGACGACACACGGCTGCTTGGAACCTTAGGTGGAAAAAACTGGTCCAGGTCCAGAGGCAGTTAACACTGTAAACTGAGTTACTTGGGCTTCTTTTAgagcaggacttctcagagcctttcatATGCTAATGAGCATTGTGAATCTTCAAGAAGGGGAGAAAGCACCTTAGACAAACCCTTTTGGCCTTGAAACCCTCTATTAGAGGGTAGCTCCAGAGTCCGGATTCCTGGGAACAACCAATGCTTTAAAGTAAACAACGCTAGACTGGGAGTCCAAAGACCGGGTTCTAATCTTTTTCTGGCTGTTCGCAAGAGCAAGCTCTGAGTCTCCATCTGCAAAAAGAAGGGGGTGGGGTTCGCCTGACATTCCTTGACGCTGGTGCGGTATCCCTAATGCAAAAAAGATATTGGGAGGTGGGGACGGAACAGAAACCTGTGAGAGGAAGGCTGGGAAGGCGAGGCTAGGGAAGCTAGTGGGCGTTAGGAACTGGCCTCCGTGAACCGCGAGGACAAAGGCGgaacaggaggaggagaaagaagactcCAAAGGTGCAAGGGTACAGCCCCCTATCCATCCTCACCTTTGCAGGTGGGCCCCAGCGCAAGACATCAAAGCACCGAGGGATGGCCCGGAAGGACTGCGCAGGATGCCCGCACAATCCCAAACTAAAACCACACCCGTCGCTCATCCCAGGACCAGTGGAGGCCCGTCCCCAGCTACGCCCGCGGCGTCATGCCTGCCTTTTTCAGCACTCGGGGCTGGAAGAGGGGCCAGGGCAAGGGGGTGCTCTTCCGAACGCGGAGCGCGAGGGAGGGGGCAGTGGCGCCGCCAGTAGACTGGTTCCAATTTGGGAGCCTCCCCCGGATCTACGCGGCGCCTGTCCACGTCTCGCTCTCGGccgggaaggggaagaggaacagCGAGGCTTCGCCTCGGGGCGGCCCGACTGGAAGAGTGCGTCCGCCCTTCGGATGCGGCCCTGCCCTGGTCCCAGGAGACGGCGCAGCTGTCCAGACTCTGGACGGCGGCGAAGCCGTCGGACGGGAACTGCGATCCGGGCGCCGGGGCGCTGGCGGCAGCGGGAACGCAGGGCGAGGGGAGGGAGCCGGGGCGCACGggcgcggggcggcggcggcaggaAGGACGGGTTCCCCGCCCCGCGGCGCAGCGACCTCACGCCACCTCCTGCTCGCCCTGGTAGTGGCGGCAGCAGCCGTAGAGCGCCGAGAGCAGGTAGAGGCCGAGGCAGAGGCCGCCGCAGACGGCGGCCGCCAGGAAGGCGTGGTAGGCGCAGGACATCTGGTAATCCTTGAGGTTGCAGTAGCTGTGGCTCTGCGTCTGGCTGATCATGATGCCCATCGCGGCGCCGTAGAGCGCGGCCGCCAGCAGGTCGTGCGCCACGTTGACAACCAGCCAGCGCGAGCCCAGCACGGGCACCAGCTCGTGCTTGCCCAGCAGCGTGAGGAAGTAGAGGCCCAGGGTCAGCAGCCAGAAGAGCACGGACACGAAGAGCGCGAAGTGCACCGGGCCCTGGTACCTGCTTGTGGCGATGGTGATCCAGAAGGCGGCGCCggccagcagctgcagcagccgcAGCACGCCCAGCGGGCCGCGCAGAAAGGCCCGCTGCAGGCTCACCGCGCCGCGGGCCGCCCGCGCCTGGGGCGGCGGCTGGCGCGGGGGCGGCGGGAGCATGGCCCCCGggcgcggtggcggcggcggcggcgccccgAGCAGCGGAATGGCGACGTCTGGCTCGCGGGGGTGGCCCGGCCGACGTGCCCCTGAGCCCGCCGCGGCCTCCTCGCTCCCCTCCGAgtcctcctctcttcctctccccttctccccactctacctcccctctctcctcccctctctcctccccgcagccctcctctctttctccgtttctctctctccacccctcctgcccgccctctcccttcccctcctccttctccaccccCACTCGCTCCTCCAAGGcttcctgccttctctctttGGGCCTCGCTCACCACCCTGGTGCCCCCCTTCCCGTCGGCGCCAAACTCCCAGCTCAGATTCCTTCCCCCTCGGGGCAGGGCGGAGGGCACCCCAGCCGGCCGCGGGTCTTCCGCTCCGTCCGACTGGGCCAAGTTTACCACATCTGCCCGCCCTGCCTGCCCTGGCTCCCTGGCTCCGGTCCAGCCTCGAAGCTGAGAGCGGTCTTCTGGAGGTGGAGCGTCCCCTCAGTCTTAGGCtgggtctttttctttctcctccctcctgtcctAATAGTTCTCTGGGGCCTCCCGGCCCTTCCTTGGCCCTGGAGGAGAGCAGTGCCAGGCTTAAGCTGCCATCTCTTCTCACCTGGACATCCGAATATCATATCCTGCCAGGGCCCACCCCAAACTTATTCTGTCCAAAGCTGGGCTCAGACTTTGTCTCAGCCATCTGAGTTCTCCTGTCAGTGAAAGGGACCATCACCTGCTCCAGGCTCCACTGCCCCTCCCGTGCCACAAAGCGAAGTCCTATTAGTTCAATCTCTTTTTTCCAAACTTCTTTGCCATCGAGCATACTAAAAATAGGCTTCCCAGCATGACCAGGACACAAACCCAGCTCTAAGAGACAGCAAAGCCCAACAGTGCTTTACATTATTGCTATTACTGTGCTTTGCAGGAATTCTCATTAAAGCCTCAAAGAACCCCCGAGATACATACAATTATTTTCCTCATCTTGCGGAGGAGAAAAACGGAGCCTAGAGAGGTTAAGACCACGAAACTGGTAACTGCTGCtggtctctcttccctccccttctgatccaacctttgtgcactgtggcatctttctaaaacacagacCTGGTTGTATATACACTGCTTCCCCTACTGACCACAGAATAGGGTTCTATCTCTTCTATGGGGATGTTTCACAATCTGGCCCCAACCGACTTCCAATTTCCTGGTTTTCCACTTCCTTTTCTTACCCATGCTTGCACCCAGCATGCCAACCCCACCAAACCTCTTAAGGTTGCCAAATAGGCTCAGAATGCCCTTCATTCCCAGACCCCATTCGTCTGGCAAATTCCTACTTATCCTTCAATGCCCAGTTTAAATGCTCCTCCCCCTTGGCTTAGCCTCCCAGGCTGTTGACTGCTGGCTCTTCTAGGCCCCCCTTGAAGGTTCCCTCTGTAGTAGTTGAGTCAGCTACATCATAACCATTGGTTATCAAGTCTTATCCATCTTTGCCTGTGCCTGGCACGTAAGAGACTCAGTAAATGTCTGTGGAGTGGAAGACTGGGTGGCTGCAGGGACAGCAGCGGAAGTGAGAGGACCCCTGTTGTCCTGGGGACTGTGCATGCATCAGACCCCCAGCTTATCCTACCCTACGGAGCTCCTTTCTCGTCTCTTGGTCATGGGATGAGGCAGCTGGCCCCTGGCTCCCCTTGAGGGAGGAAAAACTACGTGGCTTCTCAGGGAGCTAATGCCTCCCACTGCCAACTCAGCCCCACCTATGGGTACCCGAGAAAGCTCTGAATGCATATTTTAAGTGAACAAATGGTGGTGTATACCACCCGCATTT comes from the Balaenoptera ricei isolate mBalRic1 chromosome 16, mBalRic1.hap2, whole genome shotgun sequence genome and includes:
- the MARVELD1 gene encoding MARVEL domain-containing protein 1, which encodes MLPPPPRQPPPQARAARGAVSLQRAFLRGPLGVLRLLQLLAGAAFWITIATSRYQGPVHFALFVSVLFWLLTLGLYFLTLLGKHELVPVLGSRWLVVNVAHDLLAAALYGAAMGIMISQTQSHSYCNLKDYQMSCAYHAFLAAAVCGGLCLGLYLLSALYGCCRHYQGEQEVA